A genomic window from Peromyscus maniculatus bairdii isolate BWxNUB_F1_BW_parent chromosome 1, HU_Pman_BW_mat_3.1, whole genome shotgun sequence includes:
- the Npas4 gene encoding neuronal PAS domain-containing protein 4 encodes MGNLGPCTPRLALHSSRQPAPSAASFPPPSPAPSLSRSTSQDDVGSQGGRRSAPPPQPVAPAAACFSPASRLPLPPPSLKRAPHACQELYKADRGRRGGQRCRAEPRSGAGASESLSERLGSKQEEASGASEQDRRCSGAGAGAPQPAVMYRSTKGASKARRDQINAEIRNLKELLPLAEADKVRLSYLHIMSLACIYTRKGVFFAGGTPLAGPTGLLSAQELEDIVAALPGFLLVFTAEGKLLYLSESVSEHLGHSMVDLVAQGDSIYDIIDPADHLTVRQQLTMPSALEADRLFRCRFNTSKSLRRQSAGNKLVLIRGRFHAHPPGAYWAGNPVFTAFCAPLEPRPRPGPGPGPGPGPASLFLAMFQSRHAKDLALLDISESVLIYLGFERNELLCKSWYGLLHPEDLAHASSQHYRLLAENGDIQAEMVVRLQAKHGGWAWIYCMLYSEGPEGPITANNYPISDAEAWSLRQQLTSEDTQAACVLGAPATLPSFPENVFSQEQCPNPLFMPALGRARSTTFPRAPELGVISTSEELPQPPKELDFSYLPFPSRPEPSLHADLSKDLVCTPPYTPRQPGGCAFLFSLHEPFQTHLPTPSSSLQEQLTPSTVTFSDQLTPSSATFPDPLTSSLQGQLTETSARSYEDQLTPCTSTFPDQLLPSTATFPEPLGSPAREQLTPPSTAFQAHLNSPSQTFPEQLSPNPTKTYFAQEGCSFLYEKLPPSPSSPGNGDCTLLALAQLRGPLSVDVPLVPEGLLTPEASPVKQSFFQYSEKEQNEIDRLIQQISQLAQGMDRPFSAEAGTGGLEPLGGLEPLNPNLSLSGAGPPVLSLDLKPWKCQELDFLVDPDHLFLEETPVEDIFMDLSTPDPNGEWGPGDPEAEVPGGALSPCNNLSPEDHSFLEDLATYETAFETGVSTFPYEGFADELHQLQSQVQDSFHEDGSGGEPTF; translated from the exons ATGGGAAACCTGGGTCCCTGCACTCCACGCCTGGCTCTGCACAGCTCTCGCCAGCCAGCCCCCTCCGCAGCCTCcttcccccccccttcccccgccccctccctctcCCGTTCGACGTCACAAGATGACGTAGgaagccagggagggaggaggagcgccccccctccccagccagtGGCTCCCGCTGCAGCTTGCTTTAGCCCAGCCTCCCGCCTCCCGCTCCCCCCTCCGTCTCTAAAACGAGCCCCCCACGCCTGCCAGGAGCTATATAAGGCGGATCGAGGCAGGCGAGGGGGGCAGCGCTGCCGAGCGGAGCCCAGGAGTGGAGCGGGAGCGAGCGAGAGCCTGAGCGAAAGACTGGGAAGCAAGCAAGAGGAAGCCTCCGGTGCATCGGAACAGGATCGCAGGTGCTCGGGAGCCGGAGCTGGAGCTCCACAGCCGGCAGTCATGTACCGATCCACCAAGGGCGCTTCCAAGGCGCGCCGCGACCAGATCAACGCCGAGATCCGGAACCTCAAGGAACTGCTGCCGTTGGCTGAAGCGGACAAGGTCCGGCTGTCCTACCTGCATATTATGAGTCTTGCCTGCATCTACACTCGCAAGGGTGTCTTCTTTGCTGGAG GCACTCCTCTGGCTGGCCCCACGGGGCTTCTCTCAGCTCAAGAGCTTGAAGACATCGTGGCAGCACTACCTGGATTTCTGCTTGTGTTCACAGCTGAGGGGAAGTTGCTGTACCTGTCTGAGAGTGTGAGCGAGCATCTGGGCCACTCTATG GTGGACCTGGTTGCCCAGGGTGACAGTATCTACGACATCATTGACCCTGCTGACCATCTGACGGTTCGCCAGCAGCTCACCATGCCCTCTGCTCTGGAGGCTG ATCGCCTTTTCCGTTGCCGATTCAACACTTCCAAGTCCCTCCGGCGCCAGAGTGCAGGCAACAAACTGGTGCTTATTCGAGGTCGATTCCATGCTCATCCACCTGGGGCCTACTGGGCAGGAAACCCCGTGTTCACAGCTTTCTGTGCCCCACTGGAGCCAAGACCccgccctggccctggccctggccctggccctggccccgcTTCACTCTTCCTGGCCATGTTTCAGAGCCGACATGCTAAGGACCTAGCTCTACTGGACATCTCTGAAAG TGTTCTAATCTACCTGGGCTTTGAGCGCAACGAACTGCTCTGTAAATCATGGTATGGACTGCTACACCCTGAGGACCTGGCCCACGCTTCTTCTCAACACTACCGCCTGT tgGCTGAAAATGGAGATATTCAGGCAGAAATGGTCGTCAGACTTCAAGCCAAGCATGGAGGCTGGGCATGGATTTACTGCATGCTGTACTCAGAAGGTCCAGAAGGCCCTATCACTGCCAATAACTACCCTATCAG tGACGCGGAAGCCTGGAGCCTCCGCCAGCAGCTCACCTCTGAAGACACCCAGGCAGCCTGTGTCCTGGGAGCCCCAGCCACGCTACCCTCGTTCCCCGAGAATGTCTTCTCCCAGGAGCAGTGTCCTAACCCACTCTTTATGCCAGCCCTGGGGCGCGCCAGAAGCACCACCTTCCCCAGGGCACCTGAACTAGGTGTGATCTCAACATCAGAAGAGCTTCCCCAACCCCCCAAAGAGCTGGACTTCAGTTACCTGCCATTCCCTTCTAggcctgagccttctctccacgCAGACCTGAGCAAGGATTTGGTGTGTACTCCACCTTACACACCCCGCCAGCCAGGAGGCTGTGCCTTCCTCTTCAGCCTCCATGAACCATTCCAGACTCACTTGCCCACTCCATCCAGCTCTCTCCAGGAGCAGCTGACTCCAAGCACCGTGACGTTCTCTGATCAATTGACACCCAGCAGTGCAACTTTCCCAGACCCACTGACCAGTTCACTGCAAGGACAGTTGACCGAAACCTCAGCCAGAAGCTACGAAGACCAACTGACTCCGTGCACCTCTACCTTCCCAGACCAGCTGCTTCCCAGCACTGCCACATTCCCAGAGCCTCTGGGTAGCCCTGCCCGTGAGCAGCTGACTCCTCCCAGCACAGCATTCCAAGCACACCTCAACAGTCCCAGCCAAACCTTCCCAGAGCAACTGAGCCCCAATCCTACCAAGACTTACTTCGCCCAGGAGGGATGCAGTTTTCTCTATGAGAAGTTGCCCCCAAGTCCTAGCAGCCCTGGTAATGGGGACTGCACACTCCTGGCTCTCGCTCAGCTCCGGGGCCCCCTCTCTGTGGATGTTCCCCTGGTGCCTGAAGGCTTACTCACGCCTGAGGCCTCTCCAGTCAAGCAAAGTTTTTTCCAATACTCTGAGAAAGAGCAAAATGAGATAGATCGTCTCATCCAGCAGATCAGTCAGTTGGCTCAGGGCATGGACAGGCCCTTTTCAGCTGAGGCTGGCACCGGGGGGCTGGAGCCACTCGGAGGACTGGAGCCCCTGAACCCCAACTTGTCCCTGTCAGGGGCTGGACCCCCTGTGCTTAGCCTGGATCTGAAGCCCTGGAAATGCCAGGAGCTGGACTTCCTGGTTGACCCTGATCATTTATTCCTGGAAGAGACGCCAGTGGAAGACATCTTCATGGACCTCTCTACTCCAGACCCCAATGGGGAGTGGGGTCCAGGGGATCCTGAGGCAGAGGTCCCAGGAGGGGCCCTGTCACCTTGCAACAACCTGTCCCCAGAAGATCACAGCTTCCTGGAGGACTTGGCCACCTATGAAACCGCCTTTGAGACAGGTGTCTCAACATTCCCCTACGAAGGGTTTGCTGATGAGTTGCATCAACTCCAGAGCCAAGTTCAAGACAGCTTCCATGAAG